TCGTAGGTAGCAGAAGGATTGGCTTGTTGGGTTTCCAATAGAGAAGTATATTGCGCCATGTCATTACCAAAATAGATTCCTTCATTCAAATTCTGAAGACGGCTCATATACATATACGCAGATACTGCACGGTCATTGTTTACCTTACCGATACTACCGCGTATCTTTAGATTAGAAATAGCGGGCTTTAACACATCAAAGAATTTCTCGTTGGATGCGTACCATGCCAAGGAGACAGTAGGAGACAATCCCCAGCGGTTCTCATTATTGAATTTGTAAGAACCTTGATAGCCGAAAGTGGCATCTATCTGGTATCTGTTATCGTATTTATATGCAAACCAGCCACCAACTGTTTGGTAGCGATAGGGAAGCACAATACTTTGATTGTATTCATATTGGTCGTAAAACATCATTCCCGAAACATTGTGCTTACCGGAAATACGATTGTAGCTAAGTTTAAAATTTAATGTGGTGTTACGTGCATCACCATATTTCATGGCAGCATTTGATATCATTTCTTCACTAGTTCCATATTTTTGGAGTACTCCGTTATTTTGAAGTGTGTAATAATTGAAAGAGCGGGTACGGTTTTGTTTTTGTAAGTTGTATACGTCCATAGAAATCTGTCCGTAGAGCGATAAACCCTTCAGAAGGAAATCCAGATCCTGTTTCAGTGATACAGAAAAGGCGCCATAACGTTTATCGATCGCTGTGTAGCCACCTCTGTTCAAAATAGCCCACGGATTGATATATTTATCATTGCCTGCAACAATACGGTCTCCCGGTTGTGATTTGATAGGATTCCCTGACTGGTCTACATAGTTATGGGTATCTTTATAGTACATAGGAAATGCTGTAGCCGGCGTTTTCAACAGATTCTGGAATATATATTGTTGTGCTTGGTCATGATAAGGAGAGTTTTCGCTTTGCATCCAACCGTCTAATTTTACTGATAACAGGGTCGTAGAGGTGATGTCGAAGTCTACGTTCGAGCGAAAGTTGATTCGGGAAAATTCTGTGTTGGTACTGTAATTCTGCTCTTTTTCAGTATTAAACATTCCTGCTTGTCCGGTATATCCCAATGAGACGAAATAACGGGTACGCCCGGAACCTCCTTCTACTGTGGCATTATATCGCTGCATGAAAGTTCCTTTTTTAAGCAAGTTTCCTATCCAGTCGACATCTGGGTAGCGCTCCGGGTCTGAATGATTGGCGAATTTATTGATCTCCGTTTCCGTGTAGAAAGGATTCAAACCGTCATTAATGTTCGCTTCATTGTAGAATTGAGCATATTCTGCCGCGTTAACAGCTTTGGGAACTCTCATGTTCTGCTGATATATCCCTTGGATGTTAAGGCTGACTCTAGGTTTTCCGAGACGTCCGGATTTGGTTTCAATCAGGATAACTCCGTTCGCGCCTCGCATACCATAAAGAGCGATAGCAGAAGCATCTTTTAATATGGTCACTCTTTCAATTTCCTGAGTTTGTACCATACCGTAGTAATTGCGTTCTTGTCCATCGATTAGTACAAGTGCGTCATTTCCATTGCTACGTATTCCACGTATATAAATGGAAGCTTCGTCATTGCCCGGTTCTCCACTTCGCTGAATCGTAGTTAACCCCGATATTCTTCCTGACAATGCATTGGATAAATGCTGTACAGGCACATTCTCCAATACTTTACCGGAGATTACATCGGATGCACCGCTAAACTCTGTTTTTAACTTACTTCCATAGGGTATGGAAATGATTGTCGAGTCTTTTTCATTCTTTTCCTTCACTGTTTTGTCCTGTGCTGAAATGATGGTTGAATAACCTGCAAGTGAGCAAAATAGCAGAAAGAACTTGATTTTTAAAGTTTTCTTTCTCATAAATATTAAATTAAGGGGAATATTTTATAATATTCAGTTTAGAATAAGTCGTAGTAGAACTTAGCCTAATTTAATCTATATCTATGATAATCAGTTTGTTAAAGTTGTGATATTTATTAAAAAAGAGTAATGGTATAAAGTTGGTATCTAAAAAAGTAGATTTAATTTGTGGGAGAATGCAAAATAAATGAAATATTAGCTTGATATTTTAAAATCAATTAATATATTTGCGGAGAATTAAAAACAAAATGAACTTTTAAAGCAAAATCGCCTATGGAGAGCTAAGCACTTCTACTATAATTTAGAAAATTATTAAGTTCTACTACAACTTAGCTATTAATTTAATCTTTTAGAAACATAAATAAGAAAAGGGAAAAACTATTTTTTAATGGTGGTTATATGTTTGTCGTTTGGTAATCGTAGACAAAATGATCCTATTTGTGCTACCTAAACAGGGAATTATATAATTAACTATCTATCTAATTATCTAGGTAAGTTTTTAAAACCTCTGCTATTTTCTCATATCCTTTAGTATTAGGATGAAGTCCATCGCTGAATAAGGATGAATTGATAATGCCATTTTTATCTGTCAACAGATTGCTTAAGTTTATATAAATACAATTCTGTTCTAGCTTCTTACGAAGTTCTTTGTTAATTTGCTGAATACGTTTTTCTGTGTTTGCTCTTGGGAGGATTCCCATTACGCATAATTTAGCTTGTGGTTGGCGTATTTTAATAGCTTCGGTAACCTGAAGAATACCTTGCAGAATTTCTTTATCTGTATTAAATTGAAGATTATTAGTTCCTATCAGTAGAAAAATCATATTTGCTTTGAAACCGTCCAATTCGCCATGGTAGATGCGCCACAATACGTTTTCTGTTTTATCCCAGCCGAAACCGAGATTGCGAACTGACCTGTTTTTGAATAGCTTGTCCCAAGCTTCTTTTCCACGTTGTGTCGGTGCAGTAGGCTCGCCGGCCCAGTAATGCGTGATAGAGTTACCTATCATAATGATTTCCGGGGCATTTTCTCGGTTTAATTTAAGGATTTCTTCATGACGCGCGTACCAATCATAGGAATCTCTTTGTTGTTTGCATGGAATACATGAAGTGGGACCTTCATTCTTTTCATGTAATATTTCCCGTATCTTTTTTAAATAACTGTCTGCATATTGCTGCATACCTAAATCAGTAGAATGAACTCCGTCTACCATACCGTCTGCCGGAATACCTATTTCTTCCTTTGTCAGATAATAGATATCCGGAATTTGTTCTTCTTGTAAAGTATTGTATGCTTTTCGCAATTCAGTATTAGCTACGCGGTATGATTCTTCTGCTTTTTCGGAAGTGACATCGTTGGCATATCCGTCATGCTCTACTAGTAAAATAGGTGCTTTGCTGGTTTCGCGTAATTTCTTTACTCCTTTTAAGGTACGGTTGTATATCACTTCTGCACTCTTTCCCGGTAGGTTGGGCATACAGTCAATGATAAACAGTTTTGCATCAATCTCGGACAATAAGTCGAATAGTTCGCTCTCGAGTTTACCATTGCCGGAGAATCCCAAATTGATGACGGGATGTTCCGACTTTCTATTTAAAATATTTCCCCATGCCATACCCGGACGGGAGGCACAAGCCCCTTGTGCAATGGAAGTTCCGTAAATAACCAGGGGTTTTTCTTGTGAGACGGGAAGAAAACGGAAAGAAGTGTTCTCGGGTACACCGATTTCTAGCCATGACACACTGTTGTAAAGAGGTAGAAATAATTGATATTCAAAACCTTTTCCGGTTTTTGCGGCATACGAAAGTCCGCTAAAATCGTATGTAATGGTATCCTGCATAACATACCGTCCAACACACCAACGCTCTTGACCATTATTGTCGGTTGCATATAAATCAATGCCGGAGACACCAGTTGCTGGCATGTGTGGCATGGAAAGAGCGCCTTTCACAACATAACGAATTTTTATTTCCGGAGCATTGGAACGAAATGCAATGGAGAGTCCTGCGCTTTGGAGTGATAAGTCCCATACCGCTTTTCGTACTTTATCTTTAGCCCGTTGTGGAAGTCGTGTGTAAAATCCTGCGGGATCTTCTTGCCATGCTTGTCCACGGACGACCGGAAAACTTTCTTTTTGTGGATTGAACCACTTATATTGTGCTGTTAGTGATGAAGTGCAACCTAAAAAAAGAATAAAAAGAAAGAGGTGTAAATGTGTTGTTTTCATAGGTGGTATAAATAATATAACTTAATTTATATAATGAGCTTCTGTGCATCAGGAATAAGAATTTCTTTTCGTCGCAACTCAATCAATCCTTTATCCTGTAATTCGTTAAGTGCTTTGGAAGTATTCAGACGGGTATCGTCTAAATAGCGAGCTAAATCATCCATTTTTACTTTGAATATCTTTTCTCCTTGTGTTTTCTCGCAATGCAGTAAGAAGAAGCGGGAAATCTTCTCCTTTAAGTCTATAGTCGGTTCTTCCCATAGTCGGGAGTAAAGATTTTGTGCACGATTGCTGACAATATTCATATAGTTGAGCCGGAATATATCGTAATTAAACAGGTCGCTAAGTACGAAGGCTTTACTAATACTGATTGTGTGGGCTTCTGTATGCGCTATATAAGAGGATGCGTAATTCGTATTCATGCCGAATAACGATTGTGGCTCTATCAGATATGGTGCTTCCATTTGCTCAATGACAGTGTATATGTTTTCTTTGGAAGTGGTGACGATAGATACTTTACCTTTTAACAGGAAACGGAGTTGCTTACAAGGACTACCATTCTCAATGATAGTTTCTCCGGCTTTATGCTTGATAAAATGTAGCTTTACCTTATCCAAAATACTAGTGAAATCTTCATGGCAAAGACCTTGAAATAAAGGCAATTGGAGCAAAGTGTCGAACATTGTTTCCATACGTTGTTATCTCTTATTTATTGTACAAATTTACTCATTATACAACACTGCTGTCAACATCTGACCCTTCTTTTTGTTTTTTTTATTGTTTGAATGCATAAAAATAGAGTATATTTGCAGAAAAAAAGGAGGAAATTATGTTTGCAGGCTTTAACTGGCAACAGATGATTAGTGCGTTTATCGTGCTTTTTGCGGTAATAGACATTATCGGTTCTATACCTATTATTATTAACCTGAAAGAAAAGGGGAAGGATGTGAATGCAATGAAGGCTACCGTTATTTCTTTTGCCTTATTAATCGGTTTCTTTTATGCAGGGGACATGATGCTGAGACTCTTCCATGTAGATATTGAATCTTTTGCTGTTGCAGGTGCATTTGTTATTTTCCTCATGTCTTTGGAAATGATTCTGGATATTGAAATCTTCAAAAATCAGGGACCTATCAAAGAAGCTACTCTAGTTCCGCTTGTTTTTCCTCTTTTAGCCGGTGCCGGAGCTTTTACTACCTTGCTTTCCCTTCGGGCAGAATATGCCAGCATTAATATTATCATCGCCTTGGTTCTGAATATGGTCTGGGTTTTCTTTGTTGTGAGTATGACCGGTCGTGTGGAACGATTCCTCGGGAAAGGTGGTATTTATATTATTCGCAAGTTCTTTGGAATTATCCTGTTGGCTATCTCTGTCAGGTTGTTTACGGCGAATATAACGTTGTTGATTGAGGCATTGCATAAGTCCTGATTGGAAAATTCCTCCTTCGGATTCTCCTCTTCTTCCTCGTCATCATCCTTTTCATCTGCAAAAGGTTCCGGGCGTTGAGGCCCGTGATTCACAAAAGCTAGGGCACAGAGTGTTCCCATAATTCCACCGCTTAGATGTCCTTCCCACGACATATTGGCGGGAGAGAAATAGGGGAACATATGCCAGATAATTCCTCCGTATAAAAAGGTGACAAGCAGAGAAATGGCAATAAGTGGTACGTATTTGCGGAGAATGCCACTGAAAAAAAGGAAAAAGGCAAGACCGTAGATTAATCCGCTGGCACCTATATGCCAGCCCGGTTTACCTATAATAAAGGTAAGTAGTCCGGCACCGATCCAAATCAGGATAAAAATTTTTCCCGCTATTCCCCGGTAAAAGTAAAAAAGACACCATGATAAGAAAAATAGCGGGAGCGTATTAGCCAGTAAATGACTGAATCCACTGTGTATCAACGGATGAGTCAGAATACCGAAAACTCCACGTTTTTCCATAGGATATATCCCCAAGTGAGAGAGATCCCAATGCATCCCGACCTCTACAATCTTGAGCATATAAAGAATGAAAATAAGAAACAGTGGCTTTGCTGCAGCTAGCATGATACGCTGAATATCTTGTTTCATGACTTTCTTTTCTTTAGATATTTTACGCAATACTACGAATATTTGCACAAAATCTGAAAATAAAAACCCTTTTTATTTTTGTTTTTATCTAGAATTTGTACATTTGGACATTGTACCTGTTATATATGGTGCTACAACCATTCTGTATGCGATATAGTAATAAATACAAGTATGATATAATAGCCAATAATTAACCTTTAAATAATGCACAACTATGAGTTATTTACGATTTGACAAGACCCTCATGACGAATCTGGAAGAATCTCTGCAGAGAGAAATTCTCCGGACGAACAAGGCAGGAGCTTATCATTGTACAACGATTGTTGATTGTAACACACGCAAATATCACGGCCTGTTGGTGATTCCCGTTCCCAATCTCGACGATGAAAATCATGTGCTGCTATCTTCTCTTGATGAAACGGTAATTCAACATGGTGCGGAGTTTAACTTGGGATTGCATAAATATCAGGGGAACAACTTTAGTCCCAACGGGCACAAGTATATCCGTGAGTTTGATTGTGAACATATCCCGGCGACAACTTACCGTGTTGGAGGAGTAATTCTCCGCAAAGAAAAAATCTTTGTACATCATGAAAATAGAATCCTGATTCGTTATACTTTACTTGATGCGCATTCGGCAACGACTTTGCGCTTCCGTCCGTTCCTTGCTTTCAGAAGTGTACGTGAGTATACTCACGAAAATGCACAGGCAAGCCGCGAGTATCAACTTGTGGAAAACGGTATAAGGACTTGTATGTATCCGGGCTATCCGGAACTGTATATGCAGTTGAACAAAAAATGTGAGTTCCATTTCCTACCCGACTGGTATCGTGGCATTGAATACCCGAAGGAACAGGAACGAGGGTATGATTTCAATGAAGATCTTTATGTTCCCGGTTATTTTGAGGTGGATATAAAGAAAGGGGAGAGTATTGTATTCTCGGCCGGGACTTCAGAAATATCCCCTCGGAGACTGAAACAGACATTTGAGGCGGAAGTGGCTGATCGTACACCGCGTGATAGTTTTTATCACTGTCTGAAAAATTCTGCTCACCAATATCACAATCAACAGGAAGGTGAACATTATATCCTTGCCGGTTATCCATGGTTTAAATGCCGTGCACGCGATATGTTTATTGCTTTGCCGGGGCTGACGCTTGCTATTGACGAAATCGACCAGTTTGAGGATGTGATGAAAACAGCGGAAAAAGCAATTCGTAACTTCATTAATGAAGAACCTGTGGGTTACAAAATCTATGAGATGGAACATCCTGATGTTTTGCTTTGGGCTGTTTGGGCTCTGCAACAATATGCAAAAGAGACTTCCCGAGAGCAATGTCGTCAGAAATATGGAGAGCTTCTGAAAGATATCATGGAATATATCCGTCAGAGGAAACATGATAACCTTTTCTTGCATGAAAACGGGCTGCTTTATGCAAATGGTACGGAAAAAGCGATTACATGGATGAACTCTACCGTAAACGGTCATCCGGTAATTCCCCGTACAGGATATATTGTTGAGTTTAATGCTTTATGGTATAATGCGCTGCGTTTTGTGGCAGATCTAGTGCGTGAAGGTGGAGATGCAATTTTTGCAGATGTACTTGACGCACAAGCTGAAGTGACCGGAAAGTCATTTGTGGATGTGTTCCGGAACGAATATGGGTATTTGCTTGATTATGTGGATGGTAATATGATGGATTGGAGTGTACGCCCTAACATGATATTTACAGTAGCATTTGATTATTCTCCTTTAGATAGGGCGCAAAAGAAACAAGTGCTTGATATTGTGACTAAGGAATTGCTTACCCCGAAGGGAATCCGTTCGTTGAGTCCGAAGAGTGGCGGATATAATCCGAATTATGTAGGTCCGCAGGTACAGCGGGATTATGCTTATCATCAGGGAACTGCATGGCCTTGGCTAATGGGATTCTATCTGGAGGCTTATTTGCGAATCTATAAGATGAGCGGACTGTCATTCGTCGAACGCCAGTTGATTAGCTATGATGATGAGATGACAAGCCATTGTGTGGGCTCCATTGCCGAACTATTTGATGGAAACCCACCTTTCAAAGGACGTGGCGCGGTATCGTTTGCAATGAATGTGGCAGAAATATTGCGTGTTTTAAAGCTACTGTCTAAGTATTATTAAAAAAGGAGGAACGAAGATGAAAGTTTTAATGTTTGGATGGGAATTCCCTCCCAAAATATATGGTGGTCTTGCGGTTGCTTCTTACGGAATAACTAAGGGATTGAGCTTGCAAGGTGACATGGAAACAATCTTTTGTATGCCTAAGCCTAGCGGCGAAGAAGAAAAGTTCTTAAAAATAATCGGTATGAACCAAGTACCTATTGTATGGCGTGATATCAATTATGACTACTTGAAGTCTCGCTTGTTGGAGATGTCTCCGGAAGAATACTATTCTTTCCGCGATCATATTTATGCCGATTTTTCTTATATGCACGTCAATGATTTGGGATGTATGGAGTTTGCAGGAGGTTATCCCGGAAACTTGCACGAGGAAATTAATAACTTCTCGATCATTGCCGGAGTAGTGGCTCGTCAGCAGGAATTTGATA
The nucleotide sequence above comes from Bacteroides caccae. Encoded proteins:
- a CDS encoding SusC/RagA family TonB-linked outer membrane protein produces the protein MRKKTLKIKFFLLFCSLAGYSTIISAQDKTVKEKNEKDSTIISIPYGSKLKTEFSGASDVISGKVLENVPVQHLSNALSGRISGLTTIQRSGEPGNDEASIYIRGIRSNGNDALVLIDGQERNYYGMVQTQEIERVTILKDASAIALYGMRGANGVILIETKSGRLGKPRVSLNIQGIYQQNMRVPKAVNAAEYAQFYNEANINDGLNPFYTETEINKFANHSDPERYPDVDWIGNLLKKGTFMQRYNATVEGGSGRTRYFVSLGYTGQAGMFNTEKEQNYSTNTEFSRINFRSNVDFDITSTTLLSVKLDGWMQSENSPYHDQAQQYIFQNLLKTPATAFPMYYKDTHNYVDQSGNPIKSQPGDRIVAGNDKYINPWAILNRGGYTAIDKRYGAFSVSLKQDLDFLLKGLSLYGQISMDVYNLQKQNRTRSFNYYTLQNNGVLQKYGTSEEMISNAAMKYGDARNTTLNFKLSYNRISGKHNVSGMMFYDQYEYNQSIVLPYRYQTVGGWFAYKYDNRYQIDATFGYQGSYKFNNENRWGLSPTVSLAWYASNEKFFDVLKPAISNLKIRGSIGKVNNDRAVSAYMYMSRLQNLNEGIYFGNDMAQYTSLLETQQANPSATYEKSTQINLGADLGMFSNRLNATFDIWKDRRTGVYTIPSTFSSMLGYTTIYMPGKNIGKMETKGLEGSLNWKDNIGKDFTYFLSGNISYSKNKVIDMDEALQPYDYMYSKGHPYGTSLVYIADGIFQSYEEIAAAPVHTLNSVVPGDIRYKDINGDGKIDEKDRVRYGYTDVPQVFYGFSLGGSYKGFSLSVLFQGAAKVSKMLSSYTAFAFYNNGNMYEHQRNRWTPENPSVNNPRFTTKAAGSSNNSLSSTYWQRDASYLRLKNVELSYNLPTKVVRSIGLEELRIFLNGQNLLTFDKLDVIDPEAYGNGVAYPLQRSFSAGINIKF
- a CDS encoding SGNH/GDSL hydrolase family protein; this encodes MKTTHLHLFLFILFLGCTSSLTAQYKWFNPQKESFPVVRGQAWQEDPAGFYTRLPQRAKDKVRKAVWDLSLQSAGLSIAFRSNAPEIKIRYVVKGALSMPHMPATGVSGIDLYATDNNGQERWCVGRYVMQDTITYDFSGLSYAAKTGKGFEYQLFLPLYNSVSWLEIGVPENTSFRFLPVSQEKPLVIYGTSIAQGACASRPGMAWGNILNRKSEHPVINLGFSGNGKLESELFDLLSEIDAKLFIIDCMPNLPGKSAEVIYNRTLKGVKKLRETSKAPILLVEHDGYANDVTSEKAEESYRVANTELRKAYNTLQEEQIPDIYYLTKEEIGIPADGMVDGVHSTDLGMQQYADSYLKKIREILHEKNEGPTSCIPCKQQRDSYDWYARHEEILKLNRENAPEIIMIGNSITHYWAGEPTAPTQRGKEAWDKLFKNRSVRNLGFGWDKTENVLWRIYHGELDGFKANMIFLLIGTNNLQFNTDKEILQGILQVTEAIKIRQPQAKLCVMGILPRANTEKRIQQINKELRKKLEQNCIYINLSNLLTDKNGIINSSLFSDGLHPNTKGYEKIAEVLKTYLDN
- a CDS encoding Crp/Fnr family transcriptional regulator, with product METMFDTLLQLPLFQGLCHEDFTSILDKVKLHFIKHKAGETIIENGSPCKQLRFLLKGKVSIVTTSKENIYTVIEQMEAPYLIEPQSLFGMNTNYASSYIAHTEAHTISISKAFVLSDLFNYDIFRLNYMNIVSNRAQNLYSRLWEEPTIDLKEKISRFFLLHCEKTQGEKIFKVKMDDLARYLDDTRLNTSKALNELQDKGLIELRRKEILIPDAQKLII
- a CDS encoding MarC family protein yields the protein MFAGFNWQQMISAFIVLFAVIDIIGSIPIIINLKEKGKDVNAMKATVISFALLIGFFYAGDMMLRLFHVDIESFAVAGAFVIFLMSLEMILDIEIFKNQGPIKEATLVPLVFPLLAGAGAFTTLLSLRAEYASINIIIALVLNMVWVFFVVSMTGRVERFLGKGGIYIIRKFFGIILLAISVRLFTANITLLIEALHKS
- a CDS encoding rhomboid family intramembrane serine protease; the encoded protein is MKQDIQRIMLAAAKPLFLIFILYMLKIVEVGMHWDLSHLGIYPMEKRGVFGILTHPLIHSGFSHLLANTLPLFFLSWCLFYFYRGIAGKIFILIWIGAGLLTFIIGKPGWHIGASGLIYGLAFFLFFSGILRKYVPLIAISLLVTFLYGGIIWHMFPYFSPANMSWEGHLSGGIMGTLCALAFVNHGPQRPEPFADEKDDDEEEEENPKEEFSNQDLCNASINNVIFAVNNLTEIANRIIPKNLRII
- a CDS encoding glycogen debranching enzyme N-terminal domain-containing protein, which translates into the protein MSYLRFDKTLMTNLEESLQREILRTNKAGAYHCTTIVDCNTRKYHGLLVIPVPNLDDENHVLLSSLDETVIQHGAEFNLGLHKYQGNNFSPNGHKYIREFDCEHIPATTYRVGGVILRKEKIFVHHENRILIRYTLLDAHSATTLRFRPFLAFRSVREYTHENAQASREYQLVENGIRTCMYPGYPELYMQLNKKCEFHFLPDWYRGIEYPKEQERGYDFNEDLYVPGYFEVDIKKGESIVFSAGTSEISPRRLKQTFEAEVADRTPRDSFYHCLKNSAHQYHNQQEGEHYILAGYPWFKCRARDMFIALPGLTLAIDEIDQFEDVMKTAEKAIRNFINEEPVGYKIYEMEHPDVLLWAVWALQQYAKETSREQCRQKYGELLKDIMEYIRQRKHDNLFLHENGLLYANGTEKAITWMNSTVNGHPVIPRTGYIVEFNALWYNALRFVADLVREGGDAIFADVLDAQAEVTGKSFVDVFRNEYGYLLDYVDGNMMDWSVRPNMIFTVAFDYSPLDRAQKKQVLDIVTKELLTPKGIRSLSPKSGGYNPNYVGPQVQRDYAYHQGTAWPWLMGFYLEAYLRIYKMSGLSFVERQLISYDDEMTSHCVGSIAELFDGNPPFKGRGAVSFAMNVAEILRVLKLLSKYY